The following coding sequences lie in one Crassostrea angulata isolate pt1a10 chromosome 10, ASM2561291v2, whole genome shotgun sequence genomic window:
- the LOC128165793 gene encoding uncharacterized protein LOC128165793 — protein MTRKCYEIIESRFAWDSLIRFDSSHEFLQELSFWSKNLDMYNCRFMKDYSKSIAILCTDASSVAAGAVCQLSGTHKYFHSNFSEVESAQSSTWRELKAIQLALFSYKENLSGKSVKILTDSKNCVSIVQSGSTKNDLHVIALSIFHLCLQRKISLDIAWIPREMNETADYLSKLVDYDDWSVSDEFFEFMNNMWGPYTVDRFANYLNKKLPRFNSLFWNPGTDAVDCFSQDWSSDNNWLVPPIHLVMRSLRHLMYCRSRGTLIVPYWPSAPFWSMIFGPDMTYRSYVTDVIQFNDVRGILCRGTSKNCIFGTEKFHGSLLAVKLCSV, from the coding sequence ATGACAAGAAAGTGTTATGAAATTATCGAGTCCCGATTTGCATGGGATAGTTTGATTAGATTTGAtagttcacatgagtttttGCAAGAACTTTCGTTCTGGTCGAAGAATTTGGACATGTATAACTGTCGTTTTATGAAAGATTATTCTAAATCAATTGCTATTTTATGCACAGATGCTAGTTCAGTAGCTGCAGGAGCTGTATGTCAATTATCAGGTACACACAAGTACTTTCACAGTAATTTTTCAGAAGTAGAGAGTGCACAAAGTTCCACCTGGCGAGAACTTAAGGCAATTCAGCTTGCTTTATTTTCGTACAAAGAAAACCTTAGTGGGAAGTCTGTGAAAATATTGACTGACAGTAAAAATTGTGTTTCAATTGTCCAAAGTGGTAGCACGaaaaatgatttacatgtaattgctcTTTCTATTTTTCATTTGTGTTTGCAGAGAAAAATTTCGTTAGATATTGCATGGATTCCCAGAGAAATGAATGAAACGGCAGATTATTTAAGTAAATTAGTGGATTACGATGATTGGTCTGTATCTGAtgaattttttgaatttatgaataatatgtGGGGCCCTTATACAGTGGACAGATTTGCAAATTATCTTAATAAGAAATTACCTAGATTTAACTCTTTGTTCTGGAATCCTGGTACTGATGCAGTTGATTGTTTTTCTCAAGATTGGAGTTCAGATAATAATTGGCTAGTGCCACCTATTCATTTAGTCATGAGAAGTTTAAGGCATCTTATGTATTGCAGATCACGAGGTACTTTGATCGTTCCTTATTGGCCATCGGCGCCGTTTTGGTCTATGATTTTTGGACCGGATATGACATATAGAAGTTATGTAACAGATGTTATTCAGTTTAATGATGTAAGAGGTATTTTGTGCAGAGGCACGTCTAAGAACTGTATATTTGGGACTGAAAAATTTCATGGTTCTTTATTGGCTGTTAAACTTTGTTCTGTATGA